Proteins encoded together in one Sinorhizobium meliloti window:
- a CDS encoding DUF1217 domain-containing protein translates to MVSTYLDYNLIARDMKLSLKRVSEQTIVARDTQYYRENIGSVASVDEFLADFRLYSYAMKAYGLADMIESVAFMRKVLESDLSDDNSFANKLTDERYREFTMAFSFSGGTAVSQTEAQLDEMIGLYNTSIASIGETQKEETRYYNVMIDKVTSVDQLLNNERLRTYVFTVFGIDESTYSRETLRNVLSSNADDPGSYEKTVLEPRLSELEAARADAQAKLQQSGTTEAEKLELRAKIATYNKSISTVSNYLAMAAAFQFNADGTVAAGSAQTAAHKKTMNELYVSSNPRITPQAALLNKAYFEEKIASITTVSELVADTRLYNYIRTAFDLNEVTIVPATIKNILTSDPDDPNSYINTIGKGNENYKALARAFNFQADGTLAAGDAAQTTEQTTLTSSRYMTRYNDKDDAADAKAIGAYKLAVEKMASVGDFIDTASIYDFALQAVGLDPDAESARTIKRVLTSDLTDPESFVYTLKDERYLKLAQLFNFTTSGDIGVPALAQSETLIQETAKTYIVNKSRFGSEEDKTTAKADAEYYTAEVAKLSSLDEFLADSRLVDFALAANGIDPENVTVDFLRDIFTSDLDDPKSFINQQQNSGAYIALVTSFNFDRGGNVLREDKSVIVTRQGLYETLDRYLHQTLEEQAGEDNAGVRLALYFERQAGSLVDAYDLLADDALAEVFRTIFSLPDEFSSMDIDQQAKIVEKNLELEKLSDPAELKKLLARFTVLYDLENNMEVDPAVVVLSGSGSNIGISADTLFQLSQLRKGG, encoded by the coding sequence ATGGTTTCGACTTATCTCGACTACAATCTGATCGCACGGGACATGAAGCTCAGCCTGAAGCGCGTGTCGGAGCAGACGATCGTCGCCCGCGACACGCAGTACTACAGGGAGAACATCGGCAGTGTGGCCTCCGTCGACGAGTTCCTCGCCGACTTCCGCCTCTATTCCTACGCGATGAAGGCCTATGGCCTGGCGGATATGATCGAGTCGGTCGCCTTCATGAGGAAGGTGCTCGAAAGCGACCTGTCCGACGATAACAGCTTTGCCAACAAGCTGACGGACGAACGATACCGCGAATTCACGATGGCGTTCAGCTTCAGCGGTGGAACGGCGGTTTCCCAGACCGAAGCGCAGCTCGACGAGATGATCGGCCTTTACAATACGAGTATCGCCAGCATCGGGGAAACCCAGAAGGAAGAGACGCGCTACTACAACGTCATGATCGACAAGGTAACGAGCGTCGATCAGCTTCTGAACAATGAGCGTCTGCGGACCTATGTCTTCACGGTCTTCGGTATCGACGAGAGTACGTACTCCCGTGAAACGCTCCGCAACGTTCTCTCCAGCAATGCCGACGATCCGGGCAGCTATGAGAAAACCGTGCTCGAACCCAGACTGTCGGAACTCGAGGCCGCCAGAGCCGACGCCCAGGCGAAGCTCCAGCAGAGCGGCACGACGGAGGCGGAAAAGCTGGAGCTCCGGGCGAAGATAGCCACCTACAACAAGTCGATTTCCACGGTCAGCAATTACCTGGCGATGGCGGCGGCTTTCCAGTTCAACGCCGACGGCACGGTGGCCGCGGGATCGGCGCAGACCGCCGCGCACAAGAAGACCATGAATGAACTCTACGTCTCCAGCAATCCCCGGATCACCCCCCAGGCAGCGCTCCTGAACAAGGCCTATTTCGAGGAAAAGATCGCGAGCATCACGACCGTCAGCGAGCTTGTCGCCGATACGCGCCTCTATAACTACATCCGCACGGCCTTCGATCTCAACGAGGTCACCATCGTGCCAGCGACGATCAAGAATATCCTGACCAGCGATCCGGACGACCCGAACAGCTACATCAATACGATCGGCAAGGGGAACGAGAACTACAAGGCGCTCGCCAGGGCCTTCAACTTCCAGGCGGACGGCACGCTCGCGGCGGGCGATGCGGCGCAGACCACGGAACAGACGACACTCACCTCCAGCCGTTACATGACGCGCTACAACGACAAGGACGACGCAGCGGACGCGAAGGCGATCGGCGCCTATAAGCTTGCCGTCGAGAAGATGGCGTCCGTCGGCGACTTCATCGACACGGCTTCGATCTACGATTTCGCGCTGCAAGCGGTCGGTCTCGATCCGGACGCCGAAAGCGCACGGACGATCAAGCGGGTTCTGACCAGCGATCTCACCGATCCGGAAAGCTTCGTCTACACGCTGAAAGACGAGCGTTACCTGAAGCTCGCCCAGCTGTTCAACTTTACGACATCGGGCGACATCGGCGTTCCGGCATTGGCCCAGTCGGAGACGCTGATTCAGGAGACCGCCAAGACCTACATCGTCAACAAGTCCCGTTTTGGCTCGGAGGAGGACAAGACCACGGCCAAAGCGGATGCCGAATATTATACGGCCGAGGTCGCCAAACTCTCTTCTCTCGACGAATTTCTGGCCGATTCCCGCCTGGTCGATTTCGCTCTCGCGGCAAACGGCATCGATCCCGAGAATGTCACCGTCGATTTCCTTCGCGACATCTTCACCTCCGATCTGGACGATCCCAAGAGCTTCATCAATCAGCAGCAGAACTCCGGGGCCTATATCGCCCTGGTCACCTCGTTCAATTTCGACCGCGGCGGCAACGTGCTGCGCGAGGACAAGAGCGTCATCGTCACGCGGCAGGGGCTTTACGAGACCCTCGACCGGTATCTGCACCAGACGCTGGAAGAACAGGCCGGCGAGGACAATGCAGGTGTCCGCCTGGCACTCTATTTCGAGCGCCAGGCAGGCTCGCTCGTCGACGCTTACGATCTCCTGGCCGATGATGCGCTCGCCGAAGTGTTCCGCACGATCTTCAGCCTGCCCGACGAATTCAGTTCCATGGACATCGACCAGCAGGCAAAGATCGTCGAGAAGAACCTCGAGCTAGAGAAGCTGAGCGATCCGGCCGAGCTGAAGAAGCTCCTCGCGCGCTTCACCGTGCTCTACGATCTGGAGAACAACATGGAAGTCGATCCGGCCGTGGTGGTGCTCTCGGGCAGCGGCAGCAATATCGGCATCAGCGCCGATACGCTCTTCCAACTGTCGCAGCTCAGGAAGGGCGGGTAG
- a CDS encoding FAD-binding oxidoreductase, with the protein MTTILPSPELIASFVDIVGPGNALTAPADTAPYLVESRGLYHGTTPLVLRPGSVEEVSLVMRLASQTRTAVVPQGGNTGHVAGQIPREGRADVVLSLERLNRIRDIDPVGNVIVADAGCILADIQKAADDVDRLFPLSLGSEGSARIGGNLSTNAGGTAVLVYGNMRQLCLGLEVVLPTGEIWNGLRRLKKDNTGYDLRDLFIGAEGTLGVITGAVLKLFPKPRGHQVAFAGLRSVEDALALFDRASSLCGPALTGFELMPRLGIEFTTRHIAGVRDPMETTHPWYALIDISTSDTAESAERMVQDLLEAVISDGLVENAVIAQNEAQRRALWHMRESMSPAQKPEGGSIKHDVSVPVSSIPAFMTEADALVSKAIPGARICAFGHMGDGNIHYNISQPVGADKQGFLDRWREINAIVHAVVLKHEGSISAEHGIGQLKRDELAAIRSPIEIELMRRIKHAFDPAGIMNPDKVLRED; encoded by the coding sequence ATGACCACCATACTTCCATCTCCCGAACTCATCGCCTCCTTCGTCGACATCGTCGGGCCCGGCAATGCCCTCACCGCACCCGCCGACACGGCCCCCTACCTGGTCGAGTCCCGCGGGCTCTATCACGGCACGACGCCGCTCGTGCTCAGGCCCGGCTCCGTCGAGGAAGTTTCGCTGGTCATGCGGCTTGCGAGCCAGACCCGAACGGCAGTCGTGCCGCAGGGCGGCAACACCGGACATGTGGCCGGCCAGATTCCGCGCGAGGGCAGAGCCGACGTGGTCCTTTCCCTCGAGCGGCTGAACCGCATCCGCGACATCGACCCGGTCGGCAACGTGATCGTGGCCGATGCCGGTTGTATTCTGGCGGATATCCAGAAGGCCGCCGATGACGTCGACCGGCTTTTTCCCCTGTCACTCGGCTCGGAAGGCTCTGCCAGGATCGGCGGCAATCTTTCGACCAATGCCGGCGGCACTGCCGTGCTTGTCTATGGCAATATGCGCCAGCTTTGCCTGGGGCTGGAGGTCGTGCTTCCGACCGGGGAGATCTGGAACGGGCTCAGACGCCTCAAGAAGGACAATACGGGCTACGATCTGCGCGATCTTTTCATCGGTGCCGAGGGAACGCTCGGCGTCATAACCGGCGCCGTTTTGAAGCTCTTCCCGAAACCGCGGGGCCACCAGGTGGCTTTTGCCGGCCTCAGAAGCGTCGAGGACGCACTGGCGCTTTTCGATCGGGCATCGAGCCTCTGCGGGCCGGCCCTGACGGGCTTCGAACTGATGCCGCGGCTCGGCATCGAGTTCACCACCCGGCACATCGCCGGCGTTCGAGATCCGATGGAAACGACGCATCCGTGGTACGCGTTGATCGATATCTCCACCTCGGATACCGCCGAAAGCGCGGAGCGGATGGTGCAAGACCTTCTCGAAGCGGTCATCTCCGACGGTCTCGTCGAGAACGCCGTCATTGCCCAGAACGAAGCGCAGCGCAGAGCCCTCTGGCACATGCGCGAAAGCATGTCGCCGGCACAAAAGCCCGAAGGCGGCTCGATCAAGCATGACGTTTCGGTCCCGGTATCGAGCATTCCGGCCTTCATGACGGAAGCGGATGCGCTGGTCTCCAAGGCCATTCCCGGCGCACGCATCTGCGCCTTCGGCCATATGGGCGACGGCAATATCCACTACAACATCTCCCAGCCCGTCGGCGCGGACAAGCAGGGCTTTCTCGACCGGTGGCGCGAGATCAATGCGATCGTTCACGCCGTCGTGCTCAAGCATGAGGGCTCGATATCTGCCGAGCATGGCATCGGCCAGTTGAAACGCGACGAACTCGCGGCGATCCGCTCGCCGATCGAGATCGAGCTCATGCGGCGGATCAAGCACGCTTTCGACCCGGCGGGGATCATGAACCCCGATAAGGTGCTGCGCGAGGATTGA
- a CDS encoding L-threonylcarbamoyladenylate synthase, which yields MAEIIDTRIEPERAIETACAVLSDGEPVAIPTETVYGLAADATTPDAISRIYEMKGRPRFNPLICHVSDLAMAEAHVTFDPVSRRLAEAFWPGPLTLILPQRRESTVHTLASAGLDTLGIRMPDGFSRRVIARFGRPLAAPSANTSGKISPTSAAHVQADLGSRLKLILDAGPAAIGLESTIVKVENGKLRLLRPGGLDAAEIEALTGLAIERPETAGAVIEAPGMLASHYAPGAAVRLNADEVRKGEALIRFGGKALPGEGDAAIVLDLSPGGSLREAAANLFDYMKKADASGAATIAFGPIPSVGLGEAIIDRLQRAAAPRG from the coding sequence ATGGCCGAGATCATCGACACGCGCATCGAACCGGAGCGGGCAATCGAGACGGCTTGCGCAGTTCTTTCGGACGGGGAACCCGTGGCGATCCCCACGGAGACCGTATACGGCCTTGCTGCCGATGCCACGACCCCCGATGCGATCAGCCGCATTTACGAGATGAAGGGGCGGCCGCGGTTCAATCCGCTGATCTGTCACGTCTCCGATCTGGCGATGGCGGAGGCGCATGTGACCTTCGATCCGGTTTCGAGACGTCTGGCCGAGGCTTTTTGGCCTGGCCCCCTCACGCTGATCCTGCCGCAGCGGCGGGAAAGCACCGTGCACACGCTCGCATCCGCCGGTCTCGATACGCTCGGAATTCGGATGCCCGACGGGTTCTCGCGTCGGGTGATCGCCCGATTCGGGCGGCCTTTGGCGGCGCCGAGCGCCAACACCTCGGGCAAGATCAGTCCCACCAGTGCGGCCCATGTGCAGGCGGATCTCGGCTCCAGGCTGAAGCTCATCCTCGACGCAGGCCCGGCCGCGATCGGCCTTGAATCGACCATCGTCAAGGTCGAGAACGGAAAGCTGCGGCTGCTGAGGCCCGGGGGGCTCGACGCGGCAGAGATCGAAGCTTTGACCGGTCTTGCCATCGAGCGCCCGGAGACCGCCGGCGCTGTCATCGAGGCGCCCGGCATGCTCGCCTCGCATTATGCTCCCGGTGCCGCTGTGCGCCTCAATGCAGATGAGGTCCGGAAAGGAGAGGCCCTCATCCGCTTCGGCGGAAAGGCACTTCCCGGTGAAGGCGATGCCGCAATCGTCCTGGATCTCAGTCCGGGCGGCAGCCTGCGGGAAGCCGCGGCCAATCTTTTCGATTATATGAAAAAGGCGGATGCCAGCGGCGCCGCGACCATCGCTTTCGGCCCGATCCCGAGCGTGGGGCTCGGCGAAGCGATCATCGACCGGCTGCAGCGCGCGGCCGCGCCGCGGGGCTGA
- a CDS encoding DUF6656 family protein, translating into MAKLRYYDAADKAAAPAKAKAHTEFLRTGRIDRRRWMANERQYLSYAEVAQQTARKLTTAGETTHSRINGFHASMQFPKMVYHRTLANSPHLGYCHVTAAKTCLAKGHEITWSFYLANFFCDLGNETHFFDRIQPGYSRMYFAVAIEPDAGEGRIVVNRNVRGNGLIFRTQDPKVALKNVLMLGARDEALRRIIRSL; encoded by the coding sequence ATGGCAAAACTCCGATATTACGACGCTGCCGACAAGGCGGCCGCACCGGCGAAAGCCAAGGCTCACACCGAGTTCCTGCGGACCGGCCGGATCGATAGACGCCGGTGGATGGCGAACGAGCGGCAGTATCTGAGTTATGCCGAGGTTGCGCAGCAGACGGCGCGGAAGCTGACGACGGCGGGCGAGACGACCCACAGCCGAATCAACGGGTTTCATGCCTCGATGCAGTTCCCGAAGATGGTCTACCATCGCACGCTCGCCAACAGTCCGCATCTCGGCTACTGCCACGTGACCGCCGCGAAAACCTGCCTCGCAAAGGGACATGAGATCACCTGGTCCTTTTATCTCGCGAACTTCTTCTGCGACCTCGGGAACGAGACCCATTTCTTCGACCGTATCCAGCCGGGCTATTCGCGCATGTATTTCGCCGTCGCGATCGAGCCCGATGCCGGCGAAGGACGGATCGTCGTCAACCGCAACGTGCGCGGCAACGGCCTGATTTTCCGGACGCAGGATCCGAAGGTGGCGCTGAAGAACGTGCTGATGCTCGGCGCACGCGACGAAGCCTTGCGGCGGATCATTCGCAGCCTTTGA
- a CDS encoding aromatic ring-hydroxylating oxygenase subunit alpha, translating into MEIQTEMLRKLKTRRDGYSLDRAFYVDPDYYRQDLEQIWYKDWLFIGHDCEVPRPGNYFTVQVGDYPVVIVRDRQGAVRALHNSCRHRGSRVCTQHKGSSAKLVCPYHQWTYELDGRLLFARQMPEGFDPAEHSLKPIHCETVGGYIFISLAEQPMDFRPFRETVAAYLAPHRLGETKVAFESTIVEKGNWKLVWENNRECYHCAANHPELCRTYPEAPTVTGVQGAMNDPEIGAHWQKCEAAGLPSAFRIAPTGQFRMTRMPLINGAESYTMSGQKAVRRQLSAGLDADGIGTLLLFHYPTTWNHILGDHAITFRVLPLGPELTQVTTKWLVNKDAVEGVDYTIDELTHVWTETNDQDRQIVEENAFGIRSPAYEPGPYSAEHEGGVMQFVEWYSNFMLDRLQGGATQLSRVA; encoded by the coding sequence ATGGAAATTCAGACCGAAATGCTGCGCAAGCTGAAGACCCGTCGCGATGGCTACAGCCTCGACCGCGCCTTCTACGTCGATCCTGATTATTATCGCCAGGACCTGGAGCAGATCTGGTACAAGGATTGGCTGTTCATCGGCCATGATTGTGAAGTCCCGCGGCCGGGGAACTATTTCACGGTGCAGGTCGGCGATTACCCGGTCGTTATCGTTCGAGACAGACAGGGCGCGGTGCGGGCACTGCACAATTCGTGCCGCCATCGCGGCTCGCGCGTCTGCACGCAGCACAAAGGCTCATCCGCCAAACTCGTCTGTCCCTACCACCAGTGGACCTACGAGCTCGACGGCCGCCTGCTCTTCGCGCGGCAGATGCCCGAGGGCTTCGACCCGGCCGAACACAGTCTTAAGCCGATCCACTGCGAAACCGTCGGCGGTTACATCTTCATCAGCCTTGCCGAACAACCGATGGACTTCCGGCCGTTCCGCGAGACGGTCGCGGCCTATCTCGCGCCGCACCGCCTCGGGGAAACGAAGGTCGCCTTCGAGAGCACGATCGTCGAGAAGGGCAATTGGAAGCTGGTCTGGGAGAACAATCGCGAGTGCTACCACTGCGCCGCCAATCATCCGGAACTCTGCCGTACCTATCCCGAAGCGCCGACCGTCACCGGTGTCCAGGGGGCGATGAACGACCCGGAAATCGGCGCCCATTGGCAGAAATGCGAGGCGGCGGGCCTTCCGAGCGCTTTCAGGATCGCGCCCACCGGCCAGTTCCGCATGACGAGAATGCCGCTGATCAACGGCGCCGAGAGCTATACGATGTCCGGACAGAAGGCCGTACGCAGGCAGCTCTCCGCCGGGCTTGACGCCGATGGCATCGGCACGCTGCTCCTCTTCCATTATCCGACGACCTGGAACCACATTCTGGGCGATCATGCGATCACCTTCCGCGTTCTGCCGCTCGGGCCGGAACTGACACAGGTTACGACCAAATGGCTGGTCAACAAGGATGCGGTGGAGGGCGTCGACTATACGATAGACGAGCTGACGCACGTCTGGACGGAGACCAACGACCAGGACCGGCAGATAGTCGAGGAAAACGCGTTCGGGATCCGCTCGCCGGCCTATGAGCCGGGTCCATATTCGGCCGAACACGAGGGCGGCGTCATGCAGTTCGTCGAGTGGTATTCGAACTTCATGCTGGACCGCCTTCAGGGCGGGGCCACGCAGCTCTCGCGGGTGGCATGA
- a CDS encoding hybrid-cluster NAD(P)-dependent oxidoreductase, whose translation MTMEMPRSFHHFDELDPWRDRQHMLECTSAVAEAADVMTFTFRSDKPAWFRYLPGQFVTLELPVSAEPVMRTYTLSSSPSRPLSVAVTVKAQPGSIGTRWMFDNLKPGMMLKAFGPLGDFSFVRHPGEKYLFISAGSGVTPMMSMTRWMADCAPETDVTFISCARRPDDLLFRTELEVLARQMPRLNLGFLVEGHEARHGWHGLRGRIDAAKLPMLAPDFMERTVFCCGPEPFMGNVRAMLESAGFDMAGYHQESFQPAAAPAAEELAIRAGPAADAGAGAARVTFTMSGKEATAVPGQTILQTARANGVRIGAACEGGICGTCRVMKIAGDVEMNHNGGILDDEIEEGYILACCSRPTSDVQIEA comes from the coding sequence ATGACCATGGAAATGCCTCGCTCCTTTCACCATTTCGACGAGCTCGATCCCTGGAGAGACCGTCAGCACATGCTGGAGTGCACGTCGGCCGTAGCCGAAGCCGCCGACGTGATGACTTTCACCTTCCGCTCCGACAAGCCGGCCTGGTTCCGCTACCTGCCCGGGCAGTTCGTGACGCTCGAACTGCCCGTCTCGGCCGAGCCGGTGATGCGCACCTATACGCTGTCATCCTCGCCCTCGCGCCCGCTTTCGGTCGCGGTCACGGTCAAGGCGCAGCCGGGAAGCATCGGCACCCGCTGGATGTTCGACAATCTGAAACCGGGCATGATGCTCAAGGCGTTCGGGCCGCTCGGCGATTTCAGCTTCGTCCGTCATCCCGGTGAAAAGTATCTCTTCATTTCGGCGGGGTCGGGCGTCACGCCGATGATGTCGATGACGCGCTGGATGGCCGACTGCGCACCGGAAACGGATGTCACCTTCATTTCCTGCGCCCGCCGCCCGGACGATCTCCTCTTCAGAACGGAGCTCGAAGTTCTCGCGCGTCAGATGCCGCGGCTCAATCTCGGCTTCCTCGTGGAGGGGCATGAGGCGCGGCATGGCTGGCATGGTCTGCGCGGGCGCATCGACGCGGCGAAGCTGCCGATGCTCGCACCGGATTTCATGGAAAGAACCGTTTTCTGCTGCGGGCCCGAGCCGTTCATGGGCAATGTTCGGGCGATGCTGGAATCGGCGGGCTTCGACATGGCCGGCTATCACCAGGAGAGCTTCCAGCCCGCCGCGGCGCCGGCGGCCGAGGAGCTTGCAATTCGGGCGGGGCCGGCGGCCGATGCCGGGGCCGGTGCGGCGCGGGTGACCTTTACCATGAGCGGCAAGGAGGCGACCGCCGTTCCCGGCCAGACGATTCTGCAGACGGCCCGGGCCAACGGCGTCAGGATCGGGGCCGCCTGCGAGGGCGGCATCTGCGGAACGTGCCGGGTGATGAAGATCGCCGGCGATGTCGAGATGAACCACAATGGCGGCATTCTCGACGATGAGATCGAGGAGGGCTACATCCTCGCCTGCTGTTCGCGGCCGACAAGCGACGTCCAGATCGAGGCCTGA
- a CDS encoding glycoside hydrolase family 25 protein, whose translation MEKRGISIIGMILRLAVLMGLTFAAANARASEVEPWKERRNALIVDAYELNSIDWEAMLKDKRIAGFIAKASDGLPESYTCTGDHGGDTVAHCKTMWRKYAVSRELYQTRRMIARSHGLLWGAYHLARPGNPVDQANHFIDYADPRDDELMVLDIEGIDPEKYMSLEDAAIFAGHVKARTGRYPVLYTNHATAKHIAANRFKHRLLARLPLWYARYKPDIRKVFPMGNWDRYALWQFSSAHNCGKKRCPYRVPGTLDDIDVNVAAMSASALKRIWPHGALLPEKPPVLTVIASATVGTIPALNASATAALSRPLVISRAEAESGSGAGADETVTGSIAVRAAEARLPYQSERR comes from the coding sequence ATGGAAAAGCGGGGAATCTCGATCATAGGGATGATCTTGCGCCTGGCGGTCCTCATGGGCCTGACCTTCGCGGCGGCGAACGCACGCGCGAGCGAAGTGGAGCCGTGGAAAGAGCGGCGCAACGCCCTCATCGTCGACGCTTACGAGTTGAACAGCATCGACTGGGAAGCCATGCTGAAGGACAAGCGGATAGCGGGCTTCATCGCGAAGGCTTCCGACGGCCTGCCGGAAAGCTACACCTGTACCGGTGACCACGGCGGCGATACGGTTGCACACTGCAAGACGATGTGGCGCAAATATGCGGTCAGCCGGGAACTCTATCAGACGCGCCGGATGATCGCGCGCTCGCATGGCCTGCTCTGGGGCGCCTATCATCTGGCAAGGCCCGGCAACCCCGTCGATCAGGCGAACCACTTCATCGACTATGCCGATCCGCGCGACGACGAGCTGATGGTGCTCGATATCGAAGGGATCGATCCGGAAAAATACATGTCGCTCGAAGACGCAGCAATCTTCGCCGGCCATGTGAAGGCCCGGACGGGGCGCTATCCCGTCCTCTATACCAACCACGCAACCGCGAAACACATTGCCGCCAACCGCTTCAAGCATCGGCTTTTAGCGCGTCTTCCGCTCTGGTATGCGCGCTATAAGCCCGATATCCGCAAAGTCTTTCCGATGGGAAACTGGGACCGCTACGCGCTCTGGCAATTCTCGTCGGCGCATAATTGCGGAAAGAAGCGTTGCCCCTATCGGGTGCCCGGCACCCTCGACGATATAGACGTGAATGTCGCAGCGATGAGTGCATCGGCACTGAAGAGAATCTGGCCCCACGGCGCGCTTCTTCCGGAGAAGCCGCCGGTGCTCACCGTTATCGCCTCGGCCACCGTCGGTACGATCCCGGCGTTGAATGCAAGTGCAACGGCCGCTCTTTCGCGGCCGCTCGTGATAAGCCGCGCCGAGGCGGAGAGCGGATCAGGGGCGGGCGCCGACGAGACGGTTACCGGCTCCATCGCCGTCAGGGCCGCCGAGGCACGCCTGCCCTACCAATCCGAGCGGCGGTAA
- a CDS encoding BA14K family protein has protein sequence MSLKWLSGALAAMTLAASAVPSQAFTPLPPRVAVESAVTDVQYAPRRGYYRYGDFYYYNGYRGYRYQRPGYRYYRGWWYPGAAFRPGIVIERRPAVRPPVRYGSRHIQWCYDRYRSYRAYDNSYQPYNGPRRQCYSPYS, from the coding sequence ATGTCACTGAAATGGCTTTCGGGCGCGCTTGCAGCGATGACGCTGGCGGCATCGGCGGTGCCGTCTCAGGCTTTCACGCCTCTGCCCCCGCGGGTTGCCGTCGAGAGCGCCGTCACGGACGTTCAGTACGCGCCGCGGCGCGGTTATTATCGGTATGGCGACTTCTATTACTATAACGGCTATCGTGGGTACCGCTATCAGCGGCCCGGCTATCGCTATTACCGCGGTTGGTGGTACCCGGGGGCTGCCTTCCGACCCGGCATCGTGATCGAGCGCCGTCCCGCCGTTCGCCCGCCGGTGCGCTACGGCAGCCGGCATATCCAATGGTGCTATGATCGCTATCGCTCCTACAGGGCTTACGACAACAGCTATCAGCCCTATAACGGCCCGCGCCGGCAGTGCTATTCTCCCTATAGCTGA
- a CDS encoding transporter → MNLISPEIPGLVWAYRFAPGESRCQRIAADSPVESLKAGEDWVWLHLALSDARTPALIERIGNLPQEAIATLTSHDTQAAITVADDVVHGTLVDFERTFDAVTQTIGWLHFAVSDRMIITTRLHPLRSIDRVKAAVEKSSKCSRPIDLFEMLVVEFQRTLITLVFELTEELNIIEDHVYGEAGHRKQPGLAPLRRTVVRLHRHLRTVLALLRRAGALEEDEVPPGFIDVTERLSDRLESVDRDVFALQERARLLHEEIDSKISSETNRHLYILSLMTAFLLPPTLVTGFFGMNTGALPFSEGSGTVFAGMFIASSMGVAWLVLKRIGII, encoded by the coding sequence ATGAACCTGATTTCACCCGAAATACCGGGCCTCGTCTGGGCCTACCGGTTCGCACCGGGCGAAAGCCGGTGTCAGCGCATAGCTGCCGATTCGCCCGTTGAAAGCCTTAAGGCAGGCGAAGATTGGGTCTGGTTGCACCTCGCGCTCAGCGACGCGCGCACACCGGCGCTGATCGAGCGCATCGGCAATCTTCCGCAGGAGGCAATCGCGACCCTTACGAGCCACGACACGCAGGCGGCGATCACGGTCGCGGATGACGTCGTGCACGGCACGCTGGTCGATTTCGAGCGGACATTCGACGCGGTGACGCAGACGATCGGCTGGCTTCATTTCGCCGTCAGCGACCGGATGATCATCACCACGCGCCTGCATCCGCTAAGGAGCATCGACCGGGTGAAGGCGGCCGTGGAAAAGAGCTCCAAATGCAGCCGCCCGATCGATCTCTTCGAAATGCTCGTCGTCGAGTTCCAGCGCACCCTGATCACGCTGGTGTTCGAATTGACGGAGGAATTGAACATCATCGAGGACCATGTCTATGGCGAGGCGGGACACAGGAAACAGCCGGGGCTGGCGCCCTTGCGACGGACCGTCGTGCGGCTGCACCGGCACTTAAGGACCGTGCTCGCCCTGCTGCGCCGGGCCGGGGCACTGGAAGAGGATGAGGTGCCGCCGGGCTTCATCGACGTGACCGAGAGGCTCTCCGATCGGCTGGAATCCGTCGACCGCGATGTGTTCGCTCTTCAGGAACGCGCACGGCTGCTGCACGAGGAAATCGACAGCAAGATTTCCTCGGAAACGAACCGCCATCTCTATATCCTCTCGCTGATGACAGCCTTCCTTCTGCCGCCGACGCTGGTGACCGGCTTTTTCGGCATGAACACGGGGGCGCTACCCTTCTCCGAGGGCAGCGGCACCGTTTTTGCGGGAATGTTCATTGCCTCGTCGATGGGCGTTGCCTGGCTCGTGCTCAAGCGCATCGGCATTATTTGA